Proteins encoded by one window of Chitinispirillum alkaliphilum:
- a CDS encoding Lead, cadmium, zinc and mercury transporting ATPase produces MVADFRRRFWIALIITIPILALSPMIQQFLGIREVMQFPGDQFVLFLLSAFLYFWCGKPFLTGIANEIRKRDFGMMTLIAIAISVAFFYSAAVTFGLPGETLYWELATLITIMLLGHWLEMRSVSGASRALESLVKLMPSVAHRVDQSGNMQDVPVAGLSPGETVLVRPGEKIPVDGMVTDGQSSVNEAMITGESLPVNKKKDMEVVGGAVNGEGSLKVKVTKTGKDSYLSQMVKLVEESQQGKSKTQVLANRAAVWLTIVALLGGTVTILIWFFIAGAPFPFAIERTVTVMVIACPHALGLAIPLVIAVSTSLSASKGLLIKKRPAFEQAKKIQAVLFDKTGTLTEGKFGVTDIVSLDKNFDEQKVLLWAASVEEHSEHPIARAIADSVKEKKSVSQFEAISGRGAKGKVEGKQVLVVSPAYVKDAGINYRENPALTKLLESGKTVVFLIIEKNVSGAIALMDIIRPESREAISRLNAMGIKTMMITGDNKRVASWAAQEMGIDEFFAEVLPEQKVEKIKEVQNRGLFTAMVGDGINDAPALATADIGIAIGAGTEVAAETADIILVRNDPRDVVSVLNLSRATYRKMIQNLFWATGYNVFAIPLAAGVLYGWGIILSPAVGAALMSLSTIIVAVNAKYLKVE; encoded by the coding sequence ATGGTAGCTGATTTCAGGCGCCGTTTTTGGATTGCACTGATTATTACCATCCCCATTCTTGCCCTTTCACCTATGATTCAGCAATTCCTTGGTATAAGAGAGGTGATGCAGTTTCCGGGGGATCAGTTTGTTTTGTTCCTCCTTTCCGCATTTCTTTACTTCTGGTGCGGAAAGCCGTTTCTGACCGGTATTGCAAATGAAATCAGAAAGCGGGATTTTGGCATGATGACCCTTATTGCCATAGCAATCTCTGTTGCCTTTTTTTACAGTGCAGCGGTGACTTTTGGTCTGCCCGGTGAAACGTTGTACTGGGAGCTTGCCACACTCATAACAATCATGCTTCTTGGACACTGGCTTGAGATGCGTTCTGTTTCGGGGGCTTCCCGTGCACTGGAATCGCTGGTCAAACTTATGCCTTCAGTGGCACACAGAGTAGACCAATCCGGAAACATGCAGGATGTGCCTGTGGCAGGCTTGTCACCGGGGGAGACGGTACTTGTCAGGCCAGGGGAAAAAATACCTGTTGACGGTATGGTTACAGACGGACAGTCTTCTGTAAATGAAGCTATGATTACCGGAGAGTCGCTTCCTGTGAATAAAAAGAAGGATATGGAAGTGGTGGGCGGAGCGGTAAACGGTGAGGGATCCCTGAAGGTAAAGGTTACAAAAACAGGAAAAGACTCCTATCTCTCCCAAATGGTAAAACTGGTGGAAGAGTCGCAGCAGGGTAAGTCAAAAACTCAGGTTCTTGCCAACAGGGCTGCAGTATGGCTTACAATCGTAGCTCTTTTAGGAGGAACTGTCACGATCCTTATCTGGTTTTTCATTGCAGGGGCGCCTTTTCCATTTGCCATTGAGAGAACGGTGACGGTGATGGTAATTGCCTGTCCCCATGCACTGGGTCTTGCCATACCGCTGGTTATTGCGGTCTCCACATCTCTTTCTGCCTCAAAGGGGCTGTTAATTAAAAAGCGGCCTGCATTTGAACAGGCCAAAAAAATTCAGGCGGTGTTGTTTGATAAAACCGGAACACTCACCGAAGGAAAATTTGGAGTGACAGATATTGTATCACTGGACAAAAATTTTGACGAACAGAAAGTTTTACTCTGGGCGGCTTCTGTGGAGGAGCATTCGGAGCACCCCATTGCCAGAGCGATTGCCGACAGTGTAAAAGAGAAAAAGAGTGTTTCTCAATTTGAGGCAATTTCCGGAAGAGGGGCAAAGGGGAAGGTGGAAGGAAAGCAGGTTCTGGTGGTGAGTCCCGCTTATGTTAAAGATGCGGGCATAAATTACAGAGAGAATCCTGCACTTACCAAACTGCTTGAAAGTGGTAAAACTGTAGTTTTTCTGATTATTGAAAAGAATGTTTCAGGGGCAATTGCTCTTATGGATATAATTCGTCCCGAATCCAGGGAAGCTATTAGCAGGCTCAATGCAATGGGAATTAAAACCATGATGATAACGGGTGATAACAAGAGGGTAGCATCATGGGCTGCGCAGGAAATGGGAATCGATGAATTTTTCGCAGAGGTTCTTCCTGAGCAGAAGGTTGAAAAAATTAAAGAGGTTCAAAACAGAGGGCTGTTTACCGCCATGGTAGGGGATGGAATCAATGATGCTCCTGCGCTGGCAACCGCCGATATCGGTATCGCCATTGGCGCAGGAACAGAAGTGGCGGCTGAAACCGCAGATATAATTCTGGTGAGAAACGATCCCCGGGATGTGGTATCAGTTCTTAATCTTTCAAGAGCTACCTACAGAAAAATGATTCAGAACCTGTTCTGGGCTACCGGGTATAATGTTTTTGCTATTCCGTTGGCTGCAGGGGTGTTGTATGG